A window of the Microbacterium sp. LWH13-1.2 genome harbors these coding sequences:
- a CDS encoding Rv2578c family radical SAM protein, protein MRWQGQKLGDVDAAALPGLENRSNVLRTVTTPDFTGMTFHEVLSKSALNHVPGASRMPFAWTINPYRGCSHACVYCFARGTHEYLDLDGGSDFDSQIVVKVNVVEVLQKELRKGSWEHETVALGTNTDPYQRAEGRYRLMPGIIDALAASGTPMSILTKGTLIRRDIPLLVKAAQRVPVDIQMSIAMYDDELQKAIEPGTPTTQARLDTVRALRDAGFRVTVFLMPIMPHMTDSVEAIDTALRRIKEAGASRVIYGALHLRAGVKPWFMQWLGDFRPDLVSSYRGLYPGVSAEAPKGYRQWLAKRARPLIRLHGLDGQHEDDYPVRGIRSSAPHGRPAPAFAPAPSPAQPMLF, encoded by the coding sequence GCGCTGCCCGGACTCGAGAACCGCTCGAACGTCCTCCGCACGGTGACGACCCCCGATTTCACGGGCATGACGTTCCACGAGGTGCTGTCGAAGTCCGCGCTCAACCATGTTCCGGGCGCGTCGCGCATGCCGTTCGCGTGGACCATCAACCCGTACCGCGGATGCAGCCATGCCTGTGTGTACTGCTTCGCTCGCGGCACGCACGAGTACCTCGACCTCGACGGCGGATCCGACTTCGACTCGCAGATCGTCGTGAAGGTCAACGTGGTCGAAGTACTGCAGAAGGAACTCCGCAAAGGCAGCTGGGAGCACGAGACCGTCGCGCTGGGCACGAACACGGATCCGTATCAGCGCGCCGAGGGTCGCTACAGGCTGATGCCGGGGATCATCGACGCCCTCGCCGCCTCGGGCACGCCGATGTCGATCCTCACGAAAGGCACGTTGATCAGGCGTGACATCCCCCTGCTGGTGAAGGCCGCGCAGCGGGTGCCCGTCGACATCCAGATGTCGATCGCGATGTACGACGACGAGCTGCAGAAGGCGATCGAGCCCGGCACCCCGACCACACAGGCGCGACTCGACACCGTACGGGCGCTGCGGGATGCCGGCTTCCGGGTCACCGTCTTCCTGATGCCGATCATGCCGCACATGACCGACTCGGTCGAGGCGATCGACACCGCTCTGCGCCGCATCAAGGAGGCTGGAGCGAGTCGCGTGATCTACGGCGCTCTGCACCTCCGCGCCGGCGTGAAGCCCTGGTTCATGCAGTGGCTCGGCGACTTCCGCCCCGACCTCGTCTCGTCGTATCGGGGGCTCTATCCCGGCGTCTCGGCCGAGGCGCCGAAGGGATATCGGCAGTGGCTCGCGAAACGGGCTCGGCCTCTGATCCGGCTGCACGGGCTCGACGGGCAGCACGAAGACGACTACCCGGTGCGCGGCATCCGGTCGTCCGCTCCGCACGGACGCCCGGCGCCCGCGTTCGCTCCTGCGCCCTCCCCGGCGCAGCCGATGCTGTTCTGA
- a CDS encoding YaeQ family protein, which translates to MAIGSTMHTFEVQLADMDRGVYDDFSLRVARHPSETDAYMLTRVLAYGLEFTEGITFGGGISQTDEPAVLVRDLTGQTTAWIEIGAPDAERLHYGSRLAERTVVYTHRDPAKVMAPWADKRIHRSEDIRVYSFDPGFIDSAAPLIERRNTMTLTVTEQVLYLDLNGTTLTTAIHEHELG; encoded by the coding sequence ATGGCTATCGGCTCCACAATGCACACGTTCGAGGTCCAGCTGGCCGACATGGATCGCGGTGTGTACGACGACTTCTCGCTGCGCGTGGCGCGGCATCCGTCCGAGACCGATGCGTACATGCTCACCCGCGTGCTGGCCTACGGGCTCGAGTTCACCGAGGGCATCACGTTCGGCGGCGGCATCTCGCAGACCGACGAGCCCGCCGTCCTGGTGCGCGACCTCACCGGCCAGACCACCGCATGGATCGAGATCGGCGCCCCCGACGCCGAGCGCCTGCACTACGGCAGTCGGCTCGCCGAGCGCACCGTCGTCTACACGCACCGCGACCCGGCGAAGGTCATGGCCCCGTGGGCCGACAAGCGGATCCACCGCTCCGAGGACATCCGCGTCTACAGCTTCGACCCCGGCTTCATCGATTCCGCCGCGCCGCTCATCGAGCGCCGCAACACCATGACCCTCACCGTCACCGAGCAGGTGCTCTACCTCGACCTCAACGGAACGACTCTGACGACGGCGATCCACGAGCACGAACTCGGCTGA
- a CDS encoding aldose 1-epimerase family protein, whose translation MNSASPTGTQVHLQLGDVSAQIAQVGASLRSLRIGSVDLISPYPADSPTPSCSGVVLAPWPNRVRDGRWDDEGTVRQLAITEPKFANASHGLLRFTAYAVEESASATTLSATIVPQTGYPYLIETSVTYVLRADGIDVTHALTNRSATAAPVALGTHPFLTISDVDPHDLVLRVPAQTEITTDERMLPTGTRPADAALRDGARLGDVTLDTGFTDLERDADGLVRHSLTAPDGRRVTLWQGAGFDVVQVYTTDKYPGQSLAVAIEPMTAPADALNSGTGLRRLAPGETWTLEWGITLD comes from the coding sequence GTGAACTCCGCATCCCCCACCGGCACCCAGGTGCACCTCCAGCTCGGCGATGTCAGCGCCCAGATCGCCCAGGTCGGCGCATCCCTCCGATCGCTCCGCATCGGCTCGGTCGATCTGATCTCGCCGTATCCGGCCGACTCTCCGACCCCGTCGTGCTCGGGGGTCGTGCTCGCGCCGTGGCCGAACCGAGTGCGCGACGGCCGGTGGGACGACGAGGGCACCGTCCGCCAGTTGGCCATCACCGAGCCGAAGTTCGCCAATGCGAGCCACGGTCTGCTGCGTTTCACTGCCTACGCCGTCGAAGAGTCAGCGTCGGCGACGACGCTGAGCGCCACGATCGTGCCGCAGACCGGATACCCGTACCTGATCGAGACGAGCGTCACCTACGTGCTGCGCGCTGACGGCATCGACGTCACGCATGCTCTGACGAACCGGTCGGCGACGGCGGCGCCGGTCGCTCTCGGCACGCACCCGTTCCTCACGATCAGCGATGTCGACCCGCACGATCTCGTGCTGCGCGTGCCGGCTCAGACAGAGATCACGACCGACGAGCGGATGCTGCCCACCGGCACCCGGCCCGCGGATGCCGCGCTTCGCGATGGCGCCCGTCTCGGAGATGTGACGCTCGACACGGGATTCACCGACCTCGAGCGCGATGCCGACGGGCTCGTCCGGCACTCGCTGACCGCCCCCGACGGACGCCGTGTCACGCTCTGGCAGGGCGCCGGCTTCGACGTCGTTCAGGTCTACACGACCGACAAGTACCCGGGGCAGTCGCTCGCCGTCGCGATCGAGCCCATGACCGCCCCCGCCGATGCGCTGAACAGCGGCACGGGCCTCCGTCGTCTCGCACCGGGCGAGACCTGGACCCTCGAGTGGGGCATCACGCTCGACTGA
- a CDS encoding DEAD/DEAH box helicase: MPKNKKPRGGRPAANFEPRYGANKTSFHDRHAGGRDAGRDTRDSRDARGGRADAGERRTATAGFDRRPGSRSASHRGYRPAEEGAPKQRWSAQERAGRDESRGIRNRAESGRREAPHNRDERPRYNDRSSSGFDRPRRDDRGGQRPTGPGTYRDERGGQRDERPRRDDRGAGTQRQGFRDNDHRDGGRPGRDDRRDQRSGVFRDDRGGQRFSRDDRPQRDDRGASERPRFNRDDRPARSGDRTERPRFDRAASERPRFDRDDRPRRDDRGAGPRRDDRGGAERPERSYDADRARRAFDRDRTQRSFEGGRDERARPSTGGAYRTERPRPLTSDTRGRPARNERPSRNDWNATSSAAPAKKFEPTDDVVHERLEAKSVAAVEVDGVTFGDLGLGSNIVETLVGMGAATPFPIQAASIPAVLEGRDVLARGRTGSGKTIAFGAPLVERVLQSQAGKRREFGRSPRAIILAPTRELALQIDRTIQPIARSVGLFTTQIYGGVPQGRQVGALKKGVDIVIGTPGRIEDLINQGKLDLSDCRIAVLDEADHMCELGFVEPVQRILRHTADGSQKLLFSATLDREVAALVDEFLVDPAVYEVAGEDQDSSTIEHRVLVIEHRDKADILTSLVDREGKTLVFARTRAYADMLAEQFDDAGIPAVSLHGDLNQAKRTRNLERLTSGRVNVLVATDVAARGIHVDDIDLVVQADAPDEYKTYLHRSGRTGRAGRSGRVVTLITRQRQRRMTELLERAEIDAPFENARLDDDLIEEIAGRVPTAADLTA, from the coding sequence ATGCCCAAGAACAAGAAGCCGCGCGGCGGCCGTCCCGCCGCCAACTTCGAGCCGCGCTACGGCGCGAACAAGACCTCGTTCCACGACCGCCACGCCGGAGGCCGCGACGCAGGTCGCGACACGCGCGATTCCCGCGATGCTCGCGGCGGACGCGCGGATGCCGGTGAGCGCCGCACCGCGACCGCAGGTTTCGACCGTCGCCCCGGCAGCCGCAGCGCGAGCCACCGCGGCTACCGTCCCGCCGAAGAGGGAGCGCCCAAGCAGCGCTGGAGCGCTCAGGAGCGTGCGGGTCGCGACGAGTCGCGCGGCATCCGCAACCGTGCCGAGTCGGGTCGCCGCGAGGCGCCGCACAACCGCGACGAGCGTCCGCGCTACAACGACCGCTCCTCCTCGGGCTTCGACCGTCCGCGTCGCGATGACCGCGGCGGCCAGCGTCCGACCGGTCCCGGCACGTACCGCGATGAGCGCGGCGGCCAGCGTGACGAGCGTCCGCGCCGTGACGACCGCGGTGCGGGCACCCAGCGCCAGGGCTTCCGCGACAACGATCACCGCGATGGCGGACGGCCGGGTCGTGACGACCGCCGTGACCAGCGTTCCGGTGTCTTCCGCGATGATCGCGGCGGCCAGCGTTTCTCCCGAGACGACCGCCCGCAGCGCGACGACCGCGGTGCGTCCGAGCGTCCGCGCTTCAACCGCGACGACCGTCCTGCCCGCTCGGGCGACCGCACTGAGCGTCCGCGCTTCGACCGCGCAGCATCCGAGCGTCCGCGCTTCGACCGCGACGACCGTCCTCGTCGTGACGACCGTGGCGCAGGCCCGCGTCGTGATGACCGTGGCGGCGCCGAGCGCCCTGAGCGCTCCTACGACGCCGACCGTGCGCGTCGTGCCTTCGACCGCGACCGCACTCAGCGTTCGTTCGAGGGCGGCCGCGACGAGCGCGCGCGTCCGTCGACCGGTGGCGCGTACCGCACCGAGCGCCCCCGCCCGCTGACGTCGGACACCCGCGGGCGGCCGGCGCGCAACGAGCGCCCCAGCCGCAACGACTGGAACGCCACGTCGAGCGCGGCACCCGCCAAGAAGTTCGAGCCGACGGATGACGTCGTGCACGAGCGCCTCGAGGCCAAGTCCGTGGCTGCGGTCGAGGTCGACGGTGTGACCTTCGGCGACCTCGGTCTCGGATCGAACATCGTCGAGACCCTCGTCGGCATGGGCGCGGCGACGCCGTTCCCGATCCAGGCGGCCAGCATCCCGGCCGTGCTCGAGGGGCGCGATGTCCTCGCCCGTGGCCGCACCGGCTCCGGCAAGACCATCGCCTTCGGCGCACCGCTCGTCGAGCGCGTGCTGCAGTCGCAGGCGGGCAAGCGTCGTGAGTTCGGCCGGTCGCCCCGCGCGATCATCCTCGCTCCGACGCGCGAGCTCGCGCTGCAGATCGACCGCACGATCCAGCCGATCGCCCGCAGCGTCGGCCTCTTCACCACGCAGATCTACGGCGGTGTCCCCCAGGGTCGCCAGGTGGGTGCGCTGAAGAAGGGCGTCGACATCGTCATCGGCACTCCCGGACGTATCGAGGACCTCATCAACCAGGGCAAGCTCGACCTCTCGGACTGCCGCATCGCGGTGCTCGACGAGGCCGACCACATGTGCGAGCTCGGTTTCGTCGAGCCCGTGCAGCGCATCCTGCGTCACACCGCCGACGGCAGCCAGAAGCTGCTCTTCTCGGCGACGCTCGACCGTGAGGTCGCGGCTCTCGTCGACGAGTTCCTCGTCGACCCGGCCGTCTACGAGGTCGCCGGTGAGGACCAGGACTCGAGCACCATCGAGCACCGCGTGCTCGTGATCGAGCACCGCGACAAGGCCGACATCCTGACCTCGCTCGTCGACCGCGAGGGCAAGACCCTGGTCTTCGCCCGCACCCGTGCGTATGCCGACATGCTCGCCGAGCAGTTCGACGACGCCGGCATCCCCGCGGTCTCACTCCACGGTGACCTCAACCAGGCCAAGCGCACGCGCAACCTCGAGCGTCTGACCTCGGGGCGAGTCAACGTGCTCGTCGCGACGGACGTCGCCGCCCGCGGCATCCACGTCGACGACATCGACCTGGTCGTCCAGGCCGATGCTCCCGACGAGTACAAGACGTACCTGCACCGCTCGGGCCGCACGGGCCGCGCCGGTCGTTCGGGCCGCGTCGTGACGCTGATCACGCGTCAGCGCCAGCGTCGCATGACCGAACTGCTGGAGCGTGCCGAGATCGACGCCCCGTTCGAGAACGCCCGTCTGGACGACGACCTGATCGAGGAGATCGCCGGTCGCGTTCCGACCGCCGCAGACCTCACAGCCTGA